In the genome of Phragmitibacter flavus, the window ACCGAGAGATCACCAAAATTGATTCCCGGTGACAAGTTTGTCAGATTCTTAAATTGGTGACCTTTCATATCGCTGAAATAGCATTGTCGACGCAAAAACTGCTGACGAATCGAACTGATGATCGAGTTTGTTGTGCATTCATGTGTTGTGGTCGTTTCAAAGTCCTCTGAATGAGATCGGCCCGAGGTTTGCAGAATTTGATCATGTTTTCCATGCGTTTGATCGCTTTTTCTGCCTTGGAAAGGTCGATAAACCCCATGCCGTGCGCCAACTTGACCTCCGCTTTCTTCCGTTCGTGAAATCGAACCGAGCAGAACGCGTTGGAATTTACGCTTGGCAAGGGGGGGAGGGTCCGCTAGGACTTGAGAGGACATTTTTTTACCAACCAAACCACACAGCACAGCATGCCACACATCAAGACTAACGGGATCAACATGTATTATGACGAACGCGGTGAAGGGGAGCCGCTCATTTGCATCATGGGGGTGACGGCACCGGGTGGGGTTTGGGAGGCGCATGCGGCGGAGTGGTCGAAGCATTTTCGGTGCATTTTGGGCGACAACCGTGGCGTGGGTTTGACGGACAAACCGGAAGGGCCGTATACGACGGCGATGATGGCGGATGATTATGCGGGATTAATGGATGAGCTGGGGATTGAGTCGGCGCGGGTGGTGGGGTGTTCGTTGGGGAGCGTGATTGCGCAACAACTGGCGCTGCGGCATCCGGGCAAGGTGAAGAGCGCGATTTTGATGTGCACCTGGGCACGGCAGGACCGATTTGGGATTTACACCTGGCAGCACATGATGAAGTGCAAGGCGACGATGCGTCCGGAGGATTTTATGCATTACGTGCAGATGCTGATCTTCACGAAGCCTTGGTTTGATAATGATGATTGCTGGGACAATATGAAGCAGGGGTTGGCGGATGCGGCGATTGGTGCAGCACCCCAGCCGGTGCATGCGATGGAGGCCCAGGCGGCGGCGGCGATGAATCACAACACATTGAATGATCTGGCGGGTTTTGATTGTCCGGTGTTGGTGATTGGCGGGAAAAACGATGTGTTCACGCCGCGGTGGATGAGTGAAGAGGTGGCGGCGGCAATTCCGGGGGCTGAGCTGCATCTTTATGACGATGCAGGGCATGCGTTCCACTGGGAGTGTTTGAGCGATTTCAATCCGCGCACGACGGATTGGTTGTTGAAGCATTGAGTCGACAACGCGTGATGGCGGACGAGATGAAGAGTCTCGTTCGCTGGCGAGGGATTGGCCGGGGGGGCAGCAGGAAGTGAGGGCCTCCTCACTTCGGCTGCTACTTTCAAAGTTAGGGGACGACTTCGCCGGAGTCGCGGTAGAGCCATTTTTCGACTTTGCCGTTGTAGATGTGGGCTTTGGCGTAGGTCGTGAAGTCACCAAACATGGTTTTGGTGGTATAGGTGACAACGATGGTCCAATACTTTTTGCCGTCGAGCTCCTCCTGCATGGGTTCGTCCCATTTGGTGATGCTGGCGGGGGTGACTTCGGTAACGTCACCTGCGGAGATGCTGTCGAGAAGAACTTTGTAGGTGCCGTCGGCTGCCATGGTGGGTTTGGCGGTGTCGAGCGGGGCGCCTGGTTTGGCGGCGGCGGCGGCAATCGCGGGGGCGTTTTTCTGACGCATGAAAGCGCGTTTCATGAGGACGATCTTGTTGGCGTTGCCGGCTTCGTAGAGGGCGGTCAGAACGTCCTTGAGGTTGGTGTCGTCGATGCCAATCTGGGCGCGGGCTTTGGATTCGGGGTTGGGCGCAACGGAAATGGTGGTGGCGTTGACTTGTGAAACGGCATAGGCGGTGCCGCCGGCGGCGACTTGTGATCCGACGCGGTTGTTGCCGATGACGAGTTCAAAGGTGACGTTCTTCTTGAGTTTGATTTCCTTCGGAGTTCTGAAGGCACTGGGGGGGATGACGGTCCAGTTTTTGGTCAGTTCCTCCAAGGACGGGAAGATGGGAATCTCGAAGCCGTCGGCGTCCACTTTGGGTTTCATTTCGCCGAGGCCAGTGTCGGCGACCATGGGCGGTGGGGTGGGAGCGGGTGGCGGGGTGGGTTTCGGAGGCTCGGGCATGGGCTCGGGCTCGGGCTCGGGCGGTGGTGGAGGGGCTTCAACCACGACCGGTGCTTCAACCACGGGTGCTTTTTTGACGATGCCGAGTTCGGAGATGACCCATGGATAGGCTTTGAAGTAGGCGAGAAGGCCGACGCCAATGGCTAAAAGCAGAATGCCGAGAGATTTCATGAATAAGTTAATTAGTTTTTTTAAGGAACGGGCCGGGCGTGAGATCTTATGCGAAGTCAGGTAAAATAGTAGCGCAGAATATGAAAATACACGGGCGCGGAAAAACACAAGGAATCGATTCGATCCATCATGCCGCCGTGACCTTCGATGAGGGTGCCCCAGTCCTTGATGCCGCGTTCGCGTTTGATGGCGGACATGACGAGGCCGCCGAAGAAGGCGATGAAGCAGAGCAGCAGGGAAACGAAGAATGCCTGAAGGGGGCTGAAGGGGGTGAGGCGGTGCATGGCGGCACCGAGCAGGCTGGCGGTGAGGACTCCGCCGAGGAGGCCTTCGAGGGGTTTTTTCGGACTGAGGACGCGGGCGACGGGGCGTTTGCCGCAGAGTTTGCCCCAGACATACTGGAGGACGTCGCTGCCCTGGATCAGGCAGACGAGGAAAAGCACGAGGCCGGCGCTGCCCATGCGCAGGGAGTCGGCGGGGATGGGAAGGGTGAGCAGCATGGGGATGTGGCTGATGCAGTAAACGCAGACCATGAGTCCCCATTGGGTGCGGGCGGTGCGGGCGAGGTAGTCGGTGGAGTCGCCGCCGATGACACTGAGGATGGGCAGCAGGGCGAATGCATACACCGGGATCATGATGCTGAACATGCCATACCACTGGGTGTGGACGAGCCAGTATTGGTAGGGCAGGATGATGAAGAAGGCGAAGCAGAGAGCGTAGTAGTCGGCGCGTTTGGTGGGGGTGGCGGTGAGAAATTCGCGCAGGGCGAAAAAGGAGATGAAGGCGAAGATGATGGTGGTGCCGCGATGGCCGAGGGCAAGGGCTCCGAGAAGCACGAGAACCATGACCCACCAACTTTTGGTGCGGGCGTTGAGGTTGCTGACGGTGGCTTTGGCGCTGTCGGTTTTGGCTTTGCGGGCAAGGAGGTAACCGATGACGCTGGCGATGATGAGCACGCCAAAGATGGCACTGAGGAGGTTGCGGGTGACGGGTGAGGCGTAGTCAATCATGAAAGGCTAAAGGATAAAGGCGAAGGGATAAAGGAATGCAGGCTAGGTTGGGGAGGCTAGGGACTCCAGGGCGTGGCGGCAGCGCAGGAGGAAGTCGGTTTTGCGTTCGCCCTCTTGAAGTCGCATGGGTTCGCCGAAGACGACGCGACTCAGGAGGGGAATGGGAAGGAGGTGGCCTTTGGGGAGGATGCGGTTGAGATTTTCGAGATAGACGGGGACGACTTCGGCTTCGGGGACTTTGTTGGCGAGATGGTAGAGGCCTGCTTTGAATTCGGCCATCTGGCCATCCATGCTGCGGGTGCCTTCGGGGAAGATGATGAGGGAGTTGCCTTCGCGCATGGCGGCGGCCATTTGTTCGATGGGGTTGTCTTTGCGGGTGATGGTTTCGCGATTGATGAGCAGGGAGTTGAACATGCCGATGGCGATGGTGCGGGTGAAGGCATTTTTGCCCCAGTAGTCGCGTGCGGCGACGGGTCGGGTTTTATCGCGGGCAAAGGCGGGCAGGGCGGCCCAGAGGGTGGCGAAATCGAGATGGCTGCCGTGGTTGGCGAAGTAGATGCGCAGGCAGTCGCGGTCTTTGGGGCAGTTCACCCATTGCGCATTGGCGCCGGTGA includes:
- a CDS encoding alpha/beta fold hydrolase, which gives rise to MPHIKTNGINMYYDERGEGEPLICIMGVTAPGGVWEAHAAEWSKHFRCILGDNRGVGLTDKPEGPYTTAMMADDYAGLMDELGIESARVVGCSLGSVIAQQLALRHPGKVKSAILMCTWARQDRFGIYTWQHMMKCKATMRPEDFMHYVQMLIFTKPWFDNDDCWDNMKQGLADAAIGAAPQPVHAMEAQAAAAMNHNTLNDLAGFDCPVLVIGGKNDVFTPRWMSEEVAAAIPGAELHLYDDAGHAFHWECLSDFNPRTTDWLLKH
- a CDS encoding phosphatidate cytidylyltransferase → MIDYASPVTRNLLSAIFGVLIIASVIGYLLARKAKTDSAKATVSNLNARTKSWWVMVLVLLGALALGHRGTTIIFAFISFFALREFLTATPTKRADYYALCFAFFIILPYQYWLVHTQWYGMFSIMIPVYAFALLPILSVIGGDSTDYLARTARTQWGLMVCVYCISHIPMLLTLPIPADSLRMGSAGLVLFLVCLIQGSDVLQYVWGKLCGKRPVARVLSPKKPLEGLLGGVLTASLLGAAMHRLTPFSPLQAFFVSLLLCFIAFFGGLVMSAIKRERGIKDWGTLIEGHGGMMDRIDSLCFSAPVYFHILRYYFT
- a CDS encoding lysophospholipid acyltransferase family protein gives rise to the protein MLRPTAVFLTKLITGANAQWVNCPKDRDCLRIYFANHGSHLDFATLWAALPAFARDKTRPVAARDYWGKNAFTRTIAIGMFNSLLINRETITRKDNPIEQMAAAMREGNSLIIFPEGTRSMDGQMAEFKAGLYHLANKVPEAEVVPVYLENLNRILPKGHLLPIPLLSRVVFGEPMRLQEGERKTDFLLRCRHALESLASPT